A single window of Flagellimonas maritima DNA harbors:
- a CDS encoding four helix bundle protein has translation MKNRKFDLEDRLVSFAADIALFCKELPNDFMGQYYGNQLLRSGGSSALNFGEAQGTNSDRDYIYKLSLALKELKESRVNLRIMSKIHYGSEEVRIKLLDEIEQLIKIFATIIKNKSKF, from the coding sequence ATGAAAAATAGAAAGTTTGACCTAGAAGATAGATTAGTATCGTTTGCGGCAGATATAGCCCTTTTTTGTAAAGAATTACCCAATGATTTTATGGGTCAATACTATGGAAACCAATTGTTAAGGTCTGGTGGTAGCTCAGCACTTAATTTTGGTGAGGCGCAAGGAACAAACTCGGATAGAGACTATATTTATAAGCTTTCACTAGCACTAAAAGAACTAAAAGAGTCGAGGGTAAACCTAAGAATTATGAGTAAAATTCATTATGGCTCCGAGGAAGTACGGATAAAATTACTCGACGAGATAGAACAATTAATTAAGATTTTTGCAACCATCATTAAAAACAAAAGTAAATTTTGA
- a CDS encoding OsmC family protein, whose translation MTNHITTKWLGEMAFESNNPSGQTLRIDASPEDGGKGDGYRPKALMLSSLAGCSGLDVASLIKKMKLEVDGFHIETIANLTDEHPKYYDTVTIEYHFHGANLNQEKLQKAIDLSVEKYCGVMEMFRQFAELEIKTVFHG comes from the coding sequence ATGACAAATCATATCACTACCAAATGGCTGGGGGAAATGGCCTTCGAAAGTAATAATCCTTCGGGCCAAACATTGAGAATCGACGCAAGCCCAGAAGACGGGGGAAAGGGTGATGGCTATCGTCCAAAGGCACTGATGCTATCTTCTTTGGCCGGTTGCTCGGGTTTGGATGTTGCCTCGCTCATTAAAAAAATGAAATTGGAAGTGGACGGGTTTCATATTGAAACTATCGCCAACTTAACTGATGAGCACCCTAAGTATTATGATACCGTAACTATAGAATACCACTTTCACGGTGCAAATCTGAATCAAGAGAAATTACAAAAAGCTATTGACCTATCCGTAGAAAAATATTGTGGTGTTATGGAAATGTTCAGACAGTTCGCGGAGTTGGAGATTAAGACGGTTTTTCATGGATAA
- a CDS encoding carboxymuconolactone decarboxylase family protein codes for MALVNPLDPKHDLETKKLAEFFNETLGFCPNSILTMQHRPAISKGFINLNKAVMANEGRVTSALKRMIAWVSSNATGCRYCQAHAIRAAERYGAEQEQLDNIWEYRTHPAFSEAERAALDFSLAASQVPNAVDTEIKARLYEYWNEGEIVEMLGVISLFGYLNRWNDSMGTSIEEGAIESGVQYLGKHGWEEGKHDGSSY; via the coding sequence ATGGCATTGGTAAACCCGCTTGATCCCAAACATGATTTAGAGACTAAAAAATTGGCCGAATTCTTTAATGAGACGTTGGGCTTTTGTCCTAACTCCATCTTAACGATGCAACACAGGCCCGCTATTTCTAAGGGATTTATCAATCTCAATAAGGCAGTCATGGCCAATGAAGGTAGGGTTACCTCAGCGTTAAAGCGCATGATTGCATGGGTAAGCAGCAATGCCACGGGATGTCGTTATTGCCAAGCACATGCCATTAGGGCTGCAGAGCGCTATGGCGCAGAGCAGGAACAGTTGGACAACATTTGGGAGTACCGAACCCACCCTGCTTTCTCTGAAGCTGAACGTGCAGCTTTGGATTTTTCCCTCGCCGCCTCCCAAGTTCCAAATGCTGTGGATACAGAAATCAAAGCAAGACTCTACGAATATTGGAACGAAGGTGAAATTGTGGAGATGCTCGGTGTAATTTCCTTGTTTGGTTATTTAAACCGCTGGAACGATTCTATGGGTACCTCTATCGAGGAAGGTGCCATAGAAAGTGGAGTACAGTATTTGGGAAAACATGGTTGGGAAGAAGGGAAACATGATGGGAGTAGCTATTAG
- a CDS encoding DinB family protein — MPKNKHMAALVLTSENQIQRLNHILNTVKKHQTLDLTTLKTPPNPQAWNIVEVIAHLNIAYGKYVEKINDALAKSADIEKESEGFKARRWQKFVFEGQRPKNGVRKMKMKTMKRFEPLLDKTELTEEKIDEVFDEFFDLHNHFKQSILKSRNKDVTKIKITSAIGPIVKFYLPEAFEFLLCHLERHMVQIDEILA, encoded by the coding sequence TTGCCAAAAAACAAACATATGGCAGCATTGGTGCTCACATCGGAAAATCAAATTCAGCGATTAAATCATATTCTAAACACTGTAAAAAAGCATCAAACCTTAGATTTAACTACGCTAAAAACACCCCCTAACCCACAAGCCTGGAACATTGTTGAAGTTATTGCACACCTTAATATTGCCTATGGCAAGTATGTTGAGAAAATAAATGATGCCCTGGCGAAGTCGGCAGATATTGAAAAAGAATCTGAAGGGTTTAAGGCAAGGCGTTGGCAAAAGTTTGTTTTTGAAGGACAACGACCTAAAAATGGAGTCAGAAAAATGAAAATGAAAACGATGAAACGTTTTGAGCCTTTATTGGATAAGACTGAATTGACGGAAGAAAAAATAGATGAGGTATTCGATGAATTTTTTGACCTGCACAACCATTTTAAGCAATCTATCTTAAAAAGCAGGAACAAAGATGTGACCAAAATCAAGATTACATCGGCAATTGGTCCCATTGTAAAATTCTATCTTCCCGAAGCTTTTGAATTTTTGCTCTGTCATTTGGAGCGGCACATGGTACAGATCGATGAAATTCTGGCGTAA
- a CDS encoding Crp/Fnr family transcriptional regulator — MNDETFLRLKCFFSAVTFTQEQENYFRSLWSCKTFDQYDLITEAGNTERYFYFVLEGVQAIYILNEKGEKVVLGFSYSGSPSGVFDSFISKQQSSTFLEALKPSKLLGITLTDYQGLFEKIPDFNIWGRLFFQNILFGRLHREVELLTLSAEQRYVAFMQRCPEELKVIPQKYLASYLNMKPETFSRLRASINY, encoded by the coding sequence ATGAATGATGAAACTTTTCTTCGCTTAAAGTGTTTTTTTTCAGCTGTTACGTTTACGCAAGAACAAGAAAATTATTTTAGGTCACTTTGGTCTTGCAAGACATTTGACCAATATGATTTAATTACCGAGGCGGGCAATACCGAACGCTACTTTTATTTTGTGCTCGAAGGGGTGCAGGCCATCTATATTCTAAATGAAAAAGGAGAGAAAGTTGTTTTGGGATTTTCCTATTCTGGAAGCCCTTCCGGAGTTTTTGATTCTTTTATTTCCAAGCAACAGTCCTCTACTTTTTTGGAAGCGCTAAAACCTTCAAAATTGCTTGGTATCACATTGACCGATTATCAGGGGTTATTTGAAAAGATTCCCGACTTCAACATCTGGGGGCGTTTGTTTTTTCAAAATATATTATTTGGGCGTTTACATCGGGAAGTGGAACTTTTGACCCTATCCGCCGAGCAGCGTTATGTCGCTTTCATGCAACGTTGTCCAGAAGAATTGAAAGTAATTCCCCAAAAATATTTGGCCTCTTATTTAAATATGAAACCAGAAACATTTAGCAGACTTCGCGCTTCAATAAATTACTAA
- a CDS encoding DUF2254 domain-containing protein, whose amino-acid sequence MKIILKLLKNIYKNALKSIAFYPILISACFFFFAIFCLSIENWDVVISIKEEVPFLFIQDYETARLILSTFIGGIISLTVFSFSMVMVVLGQASSNFSPRLLPGLVSNKKNQMILGVYIGTLLYCIIILISLGAYGVDSNSLGLSTMFSAIFGVVCIVLFVYFIHHISKAIQIHNIIDRIFKRSETILQLEHAEFKGNKTGLKYINVEGSSEIKSERSGYFRGFDIDLMEESIKKQNNQITIVPYVNQHIWEGMTILKLKNPTSDEELENLMLCIHISSNRHAGNNAIGGLIELMEIAVKAMSPGINDPGTAIDAINKLGILLAKLMQLPPHTSELIASGHCTLLQNNIPAKELMRILIQPIRLYSKHDNAVVLELIGALKFAKNGTGVSSENSGAIVSELKALKMDVKKSIENRLDRKRLLSLLDEELA is encoded by the coding sequence ATGAAAATCATTCTTAAGCTTTTAAAAAATATATACAAAAATGCTCTTAAGAGCATTGCTTTCTACCCTATTCTAATAAGTGCCTGCTTTTTCTTTTTTGCCATTTTTTGTCTATCCATTGAAAACTGGGATGTTGTAATTTCCATAAAGGAAGAGGTTCCTTTTCTATTTATTCAAGATTATGAGACTGCACGATTAATATTGTCAACTTTTATAGGGGGGATTATTTCCTTGACCGTTTTTAGCTTTTCAATGGTCATGGTGGTTTTGGGTCAAGCCTCATCAAATTTCTCGCCTAGGCTTCTACCAGGACTGGTTTCCAATAAGAAAAACCAGATGATTTTGGGCGTATATATCGGTACGCTCTTGTATTGTATCATTATTCTTATTTCTTTAGGGGCTTATGGGGTAGATTCCAATTCACTTGGGCTTTCCACTATGTTCTCGGCCATTTTTGGTGTGGTTTGTATCGTTCTTTTTGTGTATTTCATTCATCATATTTCAAAAGCCATACAAATTCACAATATCATAGATCGCATATTTAAAAGGAGTGAAACAATATTGCAGTTGGAACACGCAGAATTTAAAGGAAATAAAACTGGGTTGAAATATATAAATGTGGAGGGTTCTTCGGAAATAAAAAGCGAACGTTCAGGTTATTTTCGTGGTTTTGATATCGATTTGATGGAAGAATCAATCAAAAAACAAAACAATCAGATTACTATTGTTCCTTATGTCAATCAACATATTTGGGAGGGAATGACCATTTTAAAGTTAAAGAACCCAACCTCAGATGAAGAATTGGAAAACCTGATGCTCTGTATTCATATATCTTCCAATAGACATGCAGGAAATAATGCAATTGGTGGATTGATTGAATTGATGGAAATTGCGGTCAAAGCTATGTCTCCTGGAATAAACGATCCCGGAACAGCAATAGATGCCATAAACAAACTTGGTATTTTACTGGCTAAATTAATGCAACTTCCCCCGCACACCTCTGAACTCATTGCCAGTGGGCATTGTACTCTTTTACAAAACAATATTCCCGCAAAGGAGCTTATGCGAATTTTGATCCAACCGATACGTTTGTACAGCAAGCACGATAATGCGGTTGTTCTTGAACTGATCGGGGCCCTAAAATTTGCAAAAAACGGTACTGGGGTTTCTTCGGAAAATTCAGGTGCGATAGTCTCAGAATTGAAAGCTCTTAAAATGGACGTTAAAAAAAGCATTGAAAATAGACTCGATAGAAAAAGATTGCTTTCTCTTTTGGATGAAGAGCTTGCCTAA
- a CDS encoding uracil-DNA glycosylase family protein: MQELLTNIRKCEVCKEHLPLGPRPIVSFSAKSKIVLLSQAPGRLAHVHHKPWDDPSGRALRDWLGVDEKEFYDEDNFAILPMGFCYPGKGKTGDLPPRKECAPLWHNLVWSQLKEVQIILLIGKYAQDAYLKKSSKKNLTENVANHQEFLPNYFPLPHPSPVNRFWRSKNPWFEIEVLPKLKEQISKILVTGQDV, from the coding sequence ATGCAGGAACTTTTAACCAATATTAGAAAATGTGAAGTCTGCAAAGAACACCTTCCCTTAGGACCTAGACCCATAGTTTCTTTTTCTGCAAAGTCTAAAATTGTTCTATTGAGCCAAGCTCCAGGTCGATTGGCGCACGTTCACCATAAACCTTGGGACGACCCAAGTGGAAGAGCCCTTCGGGATTGGCTTGGTGTCGATGAAAAGGAATTTTATGATGAAGATAATTTCGCCATTCTTCCTATGGGCTTCTGCTATCCAGGAAAGGGAAAAACAGGGGATTTGCCACCGCGAAAAGAATGTGCGCCGCTTTGGCATAATTTAGTTTGGTCACAGTTGAAAGAAGTGCAGATTATACTTTTAATTGGAAAGTATGCCCAAGATGCTTACTTAAAAAAAAGCTCAAAGAAGAATCTAACTGAAAACGTGGCAAACCATCAAGAATTTTTGCCCAATTATTTTCCTTTACCACATCCTTCACCAGTAAATCGGTTTTGGCGCTCAAAAAATCCTTGGTTCGAGATTGAGGTTTTACCCAAATTGAAAGAACAGATTTCAAAAATACTGGTTACTGGCCAAGATGTTTAG
- a CDS encoding DUF819 family protein: MTLIPWLITLFTVTLVYFLDRWENKYIKSVFDWVPAILLAYLIPAVTSFLLNHDFSQAGIHEYSKSFFIPLTIISVMASLSLGQLKAIGYKPILLFVSGSIFIALFPVVFLFGFSETVLVSETLTANGFWKGIPPIVGSWIGGSTSQLVLKELVECPESIFLSVLVMDNILVNIWTILMFQFIKKSNRINTFFKITDKELPEEIRTDTKKPISKGLTILILLAVVFLANWIIESFVAQVVLLSVFGLALGNFVPKWNFKFSLKAGGILILGVMAILGLKLRFETLGFDMSFFGFLIIWLLGHFVFMMLVAKLMNIHMAWVPIASMANVGGIATAPAVTAAYQKKWMPHAIVLAILSMATGTFWGMLTIYLLKTIVTT, translated from the coding sequence ATGACCTTGATTCCGTGGTTGATTACGCTCTTTACAGTAACATTGGTTTACTTTCTCGACCGTTGGGAAAACAAATACATAAAGTCTGTTTTTGATTGGGTGCCGGCAATTCTTTTGGCATATTTGATTCCAGCGGTAACATCATTTTTATTGAACCATGACTTTTCTCAAGCTGGCATACATGAATACAGTAAGAGCTTCTTTATCCCATTGACCATTATTTCGGTCATGGCGAGTCTATCTTTGGGGCAATTGAAGGCCATAGGGTACAAGCCGATTCTTCTTTTTGTCTCTGGGTCAATTTTCATAGCTCTTTTTCCAGTGGTCTTTTTGTTTGGCTTTTCAGAAACGGTTTTGGTATCGGAGACGCTTACGGCCAATGGTTTTTGGAAGGGGATTCCGCCCATTGTTGGCAGTTGGATAGGAGGCAGCACTAGTCAATTGGTATTAAAGGAATTGGTGGAATGTCCTGAATCAATCTTTCTTTCCGTTTTGGTAATGGATAATATTCTTGTGAATATCTGGACAATTCTTATGTTTCAATTTATCAAAAAAAGCAATCGAATAAACACCTTTTTTAAGATCACTGATAAAGAACTGCCGGAGGAAATACGGACAGATACAAAAAAACCAATTTCAAAAGGGTTGACAATACTTATTTTATTGGCAGTTGTCTTTTTGGCAAATTGGATAATTGAAAGTTTTGTAGCGCAGGTTGTTTTGCTTTCTGTTTTTGGGTTGGCTTTGGGAAACTTTGTTCCAAAATGGAATTTTAAATTTTCACTAAAGGCAGGCGGAATCTTAATTTTAGGGGTAATGGCCATTTTGGGATTAAAACTCCGTTTTGAAACCTTGGGCTTCGATATGTCATTTTTTGGTTTTTTAATTATTTGGCTTTTGGGTCATTTTGTTTTTATGATGTTGGTAGCTAAACTTATGAATATACATATGGCCTGGGTTCCCATAGCCAGTATGGCAAATGTTGGCGGAATAGCAACAGCACCTGCGGTAACAGCAGCTTATCAAAAAAAATGGATGCCGCATGCCATTGTCTTGGCTATTTTGAGCATGGCTACGGGGACTTTTTGGGGAATGCTCACTATATACCTCTTAAAAACAATTGTAACCACCTAG
- the rsmI gene encoding 16S rRNA (cytidine(1402)-2'-O)-methyltransferase produces MGKLFLVPTPIGNLDDITFRAIKTLKEVDLILAEDTRNSGKLLKHYEITTPLQSHHMHNEHQQIDSLVRKLLGGSIFALISDAGTPAISDPGFLLTRACIESNIEVECLPGATAFVPALVNSGLPNDRFVFEGFLPLKKGRQTRLQSLAEETKTMVFYESPHKLIKTLTHFAEYFGQDRPISVSRELTKLYEENMRGTVAEVLQYFEEKPPKGEFVIVVGGNK; encoded by the coding sequence ATGGGAAAATTATTTTTGGTACCTACTCCAATAGGAAATCTTGATGATATCACCTTTAGGGCAATCAAAACCCTGAAAGAAGTTGATTTAATTCTTGCAGAAGACACGCGAAATAGTGGGAAGCTTTTAAAGCATTATGAAATAACAACACCACTACAAAGCCACCATATGCACAATGAGCACCAACAAATAGATTCGCTCGTAAGAAAATTACTGGGAGGCAGCATTTTTGCATTAATTTCGGATGCAGGAACACCTGCAATCTCAGATCCAGGGTTCTTGTTGACAAGAGCTTGTATTGAAAGCAATATTGAGGTGGAATGCCTTCCGGGCGCCACTGCCTTTGTTCCCGCGCTCGTCAATAGTGGACTTCCAAATGACCGTTTTGTATTTGAAGGATTTTTACCCTTAAAAAAAGGTAGGCAAACAAGATTACAATCATTGGCGGAAGAAACAAAGACGATGGTATTTTATGAATCCCCGCATAAATTAATTAAGACCCTTACGCACTTTGCAGAATATTTTGGACAGGACCGACCAATTTCAGTGTCTCGCGAATTGACCAAGTTATATGAAGAAAACATGAGGGGAACCGTTGCCGAAGTACTGCAATATTTTGAAGAAAAACCTCCAAAAGGGGAATTTGTAATTGTGGTAGGCGGAAATAAATAA
- a CDS encoding DoxX family protein, which produces MKLKKILFWVSTVLLTAIMLFSVYNYLFNHEMIRGFFENMGYPTYLIYPMATAKILGLITIWGNFSKWLKEWAYAGFFFNSLLAFFAHYMISDGEHMGAVLAILFVLTSYFSGKEVRP; this is translated from the coding sequence ATGAAACTGAAAAAAATTCTTTTTTGGGTATCAACGGTTCTATTGACGGCCATCATGCTTTTCTCCGTTTATAATTACCTTTTCAACCATGAAATGATACGAGGATTTTTTGAAAATATGGGATATCCAACGTATCTGATTTATCCAATGGCGACAGCCAAAATTCTAGGATTGATTACTATTTGGGGAAATTTTTCCAAATGGCTGAAAGAGTGGGCCTACGCAGGATTTTTCTTTAACTCTTTGCTAGCATTTTTTGCGCATTACATGATAAGCGATGGGGAACACATGGGAGCTGTGCTAGCAATCCTTTTTGTGTTGACATCCTACTTCTCAGGTAAAGAAGTAAGACCGTAA
- a CDS encoding thymidine kinase, translated as MFLENTVNPKEQFGWIEVICGSMFSGKTEELIRRLKRAQFAKQKVEIFKPIVDTRYHEDMVVSHDANEIRSTPVPAAANIRLLADDCDVIGIDEAQFFDDEIVTVCNDLANRGIRVLVAGLDMDFKGNPFGPMPALMATAEYVTKVHAVCTRTGNLANYSFRKSDDDKLVLLGETEEYEPLSRAAFYKAMLKDKVSQMDVDAEEVDGENKATNG; from the coding sequence ATGTTTCTTGAAAACACGGTAAATCCTAAAGAACAATTTGGCTGGATAGAAGTTATCTGTGGCTCTATGTTCTCTGGAAAGACCGAAGAACTTATCAGAAGGTTAAAGCGCGCCCAGTTTGCAAAGCAAAAAGTAGAAATTTTTAAACCTATTGTCGACACTCGCTATCATGAAGACATGGTTGTCTCCCACGATGCCAACGAAATCAGGTCAACACCTGTTCCCGCTGCGGCGAACATTAGGTTGCTTGCAGATGATTGTGATGTAATTGGGATTGACGAGGCACAGTTTTTTGATGATGAAATCGTTACGGTCTGCAACGATTTGGCCAATCGCGGAATTCGTGTGCTGGTCGCAGGGCTCGATATGGATTTTAAAGGAAACCCCTTTGGACCAATGCCAGCATTGATGGCTACAGCAGAATATGTTACCAAAGTGCATGCTGTATGCACTCGAACAGGCAATCTGGCCAATTACAGTTTTAGAAAATCCGACGATGATAAATTGGTTTTACTTGGCGAAACTGAAGAATACGAACCTTTGAGCAGAGCGGCATTCTATAAAGCCATGCTCAAGGATAAAGTAAGCCAAATGGATGTGGATGCAGAGGAAGTAGATGGCGAAAATAAAGCGACCAATGGATAA
- the alr gene encoding alanine racemase encodes MDKIGETTLLIDLAALEHNYRFLKTKLAAQTKFLAVVKAFAYGNDMVVIAKKMQALGTDYFAVAYVKEGILLREAGITAPILILHPQPVNFSETIEHCLEPSLYSPKILHSFLKVAEEKNQTDYPVHIKFNTGLNRLGFLKNDIDFIADKLKNTKALKVASIFSHLAASEDLSEKAFSQKQIAGFNNISNKLKQKLGYSPFRHILNTSGILNYPEAQFEMVRSGIGLYGYGNDKIFEEQLKPVASLKTIISQIHEIAPNESVGYNRAFTSKNYRRTATLPLGHADGIGRQYGNKRGHVNINGKSAPIIGNVCMDMIMIDVTGIDCEEGDEVLIFGPNKSAEDFAASANTISYEILTAISPRVKRVVTNL; translated from the coding sequence ATGGATAAGATTGGCGAAACCACCTTGCTGATCGATTTGGCGGCATTAGAACATAACTACCGCTTTTTAAAAACCAAATTAGCAGCCCAAACCAAATTCTTGGCAGTCGTAAAAGCTTTTGCCTATGGTAATGATATGGTTGTCATTGCAAAAAAAATGCAGGCTTTAGGAACTGATTATTTTGCTGTAGCATATGTTAAAGAAGGTATTTTGTTAAGAGAAGCTGGCATTACAGCACCTATTCTAATATTACACCCACAACCTGTAAATTTTAGTGAAACCATTGAGCACTGTTTGGAACCCAGTTTGTATTCACCAAAAATCCTTCACAGTTTTTTAAAAGTTGCCGAAGAAAAAAATCAAACCGATTATCCCGTTCATATCAAATTCAATACGGGGTTGAACCGTTTGGGTTTTTTGAAAAACGATATTGATTTTATTGCGGACAAATTGAAAAATACAAAAGCGTTGAAGGTTGCTTCAATTTTCTCACATCTGGCTGCTTCTGAAGACCTTTCCGAAAAAGCATTTAGTCAAAAGCAGATAGCCGGTTTCAATAACATCAGTAACAAACTGAAGCAAAAGTTAGGGTATTCCCCATTCCGGCATATTTTAAATACATCAGGAATCTTAAATTATCCTGAAGCTCAATTTGAAATGGTTCGAAGCGGTATTGGACTATACGGTTATGGTAACGACAAAATATTTGAAGAACAACTTAAGCCAGTGGCCTCTTTAAAAACCATTATTTCACAAATCCATGAGATAGCGCCGAACGAAAGTGTTGGTTATAACAGGGCCTTTACATCCAAAAACTATAGGAGAACTGCAACCTTGCCTCTTGGCCATGCCGATGGTATCGGCCGACAATATGGAAATAAAAGAGGCCATGTTAACATCAATGGAAAATCAGCTCCTATTATTGGCAACGTTTGCATGGATATGATTATGATAGATGTTACAGGCATTGATTGTGAGGAGGGCGACGAGGTCTTGATTTTCGGACCAAATAAATCGGCAGAAGATTTTGCTGCTTCTGCGAATACTATTTCATACGAAATCCTGACCGCAATTTCACCAAGAGTCAAAAGAGTTGTTACGAACCTGTAA
- the mscL gene encoding large-conductance mechanosensitive channel protein MscL: MLKEFKEFAMKGNLVDIAVGFVMGAAFNKVVASFTGGIVSPLIGLLFNADFKDLKYVIKEGTMNDAGEKVGEVAVLYGDFLTNVIDFIIVAFVMFMIVKGVNRMKKKEEPAPEAPAGPTQEELLADIRDLLRQQK; this comes from the coding sequence ATGTTGAAAGAATTCAAAGAATTCGCAATGAAAGGAAACTTGGTGGATATCGCCGTAGGTTTCGTTATGGGTGCCGCATTTAACAAGGTCGTTGCATCATTTACAGGAGGAATAGTTTCTCCGTTGATAGGTCTTCTTTTCAATGCGGACTTTAAAGATTTGAAATATGTGATAAAAGAAGGAACAATGAACGACGCTGGTGAAAAAGTGGGCGAAGTTGCTGTACTATATGGCGATTTTTTGACCAATGTCATTGATTTCATCATTGTAGCGTTTGTAATGTTCATGATTGTAAAGGGCGTGAACAGAATGAAGAAAAAAGAGGAGCCTGCTCCCGAAGCTCCAGCTGGTCCAACACAAGAAGAATTACTTGCCGATATAAGAGATCTATTGAGGCAACAAAAATAG
- a CDS encoding aspartate-semialdehyde dehydrogenase, translated as MKVAVVGATGMVGEVMLKILTERNFPITDLLLVASERSVGKKLIFKDKEHTVISLADAVAALPDIAIFSAGGDTSLEWAPKFAEAGATVIDNSSAWRMDSTKKLVVPEINANQLTADDKIIANPNCSTIQMVLALHPLHKKYQMKRVVVSTYQSVSGTGVKAVQQLENEIAGIQGEMAYPYPIGKNALPHCDVFLENGYTKEEMKLAREPQKILDDRTFSVSATAVRIPTAGGHSEAVNVEFHNDFDLSEVRKLLSETPGITVQDNPDTNTYPMPMYAHGKDDVFVGRIRRDETQPNTLNMWVVSDNLRKGAATNAVQIAEYLVENNLIKNNKPAIS; from the coding sequence ATGAAAGTAGCAGTTGTTGGGGCCACAGGAATGGTAGGTGAGGTAATGTTAAAGATTTTGACTGAGCGTAATTTTCCAATTACGGATTTGTTGTTGGTTGCTTCTGAGCGTTCCGTTGGTAAAAAACTAATTTTTAAAGACAAGGAGCATACGGTAATTAGCCTTGCTGATGCCGTAGCTGCCCTACCGGATATTGCTATTTTTTCTGCAGGAGGTGACACTTCGTTGGAGTGGGCTCCCAAATTTGCAGAAGCTGGTGCTACAGTAATCGACAATTCATCCGCTTGGCGAATGGATTCAACTAAAAAATTGGTTGTCCCAGAAATCAATGCCAATCAATTAACAGCTGATGATAAAATTATTGCTAACCCAAATTGTTCTACCATTCAAATGGTGTTGGCGTTGCATCCACTGCATAAAAAATACCAAATGAAGCGTGTGGTGGTTTCTACCTACCAGTCTGTCTCAGGAACAGGTGTAAAAGCAGTTCAACAGTTGGAAAACGAAATAGCTGGCATTCAGGGTGAAATGGCCTATCCATACCCTATTGGAAAAAATGCATTGCCGCACTGTGATGTGTTTTTGGAAAATGGTTATACCAAAGAAGAGATGAAATTGGCTCGAGAACCACAAAAAATATTGGATGACCGTACTTTTTCAGTCTCGGCGACCGCAGTTCGAATTCCAACCGCTGGTGGTCATTCAGAAGCCGTAAATGTTGAATTTCATAATGATTTCGATTTGAGCGAAGTAAGAAAGTTGCTGAGTGAAACTCCCGGTATCACTGTACAGGACAATCCAGATACCAATACCTATCCCATGCCTATGTATGCACACGGTAAAGATGATGTTTTTGTAGGTCGTATCCGTAGAGACGAGACCCAACCAAATACCTTGAATATGTGGGTCGTTTCAGATAATCTCAGAAAAGGAGCCGCTACCAATGCCGTTCAGATTGCAGAATATTTGGTGGAAAACAATCTTATTAAAAACAACAAACCCGCAATTTCTTAA